A part of Coriobacteriia bacterium genomic DNA contains:
- a CDS encoding EamA family transporter — MARSPGIPHRAKLVAAFLTLYVVWGSTYLAIRIGLQADMPPTLFSGIRMASAGLLLFALARLRGTRVRMRPGEYRVVAVVGVLLLCGGMYFTVLAEQYIHSGLSALIVAVVPLWTAGAEWLLPGMDRPTARGLAGLVIGLAGLGLLMYPRLAGEQGSGLEFLGIGLQLFATWTWTAGSMYSKRKPIKTDGTVATGFEMLTAGALLLVLGLALGEAPRMAHVTPTGFAALAYLTVVGSALAFTAFMWLLRNAPASKVMTYAYVNPAVAVLLGWLVLREPLDGWMLAGTAVIVAGVALTTSAPVRRAAHKDDDVPEVSPAEA; from the coding sequence ATGGCCCGCTCGCCAGGCATCCCGCATCGCGCCAAGCTCGTCGCCGCGTTCCTGACGCTGTACGTCGTGTGGGGCTCGACCTACCTCGCCATCCGGATCGGGCTGCAGGCCGACATGCCGCCGACGCTGTTCTCCGGCATCCGCATGGCCTCCGCCGGCCTGCTTCTCTTCGCGCTCGCGAGGCTCCGCGGCACCCGGGTGCGGATGCGGCCGGGCGAGTACCGCGTCGTAGCGGTCGTCGGGGTGCTGCTGCTGTGTGGCGGGATGTACTTCACGGTGCTCGCCGAACAGTACATCCACTCCGGTCTGTCCGCGCTGATCGTGGCCGTCGTGCCGCTGTGGACGGCCGGGGCCGAATGGCTGCTTCCCGGCATGGACCGCCCGACGGCCCGCGGGCTCGCGGGGCTGGTCATCGGGTTGGCCGGGCTCGGCCTGCTCATGTACCCGAGGCTCGCCGGTGAACAGGGCAGCGGGCTCGAGTTCCTCGGCATCGGGCTGCAGCTCTTCGCGACGTGGACCTGGACCGCCGGCTCGATGTACTCCAAGCGCAAGCCGATCAAGACCGACGGGACCGTCGCCACCGGTTTCGAGATGCTCACCGCCGGCGCGCTCCTGCTCGTCCTCGGGCTGGCGCTGGGCGAGGCGCCCAGGATGGCGCACGTCACCCCCACGGGCTTTGCCGCCCTCGCCTACCTGACGGTGGTCGGATCGGCGCTCGCGTTCACCGCGTTCATGTGGCTGCTTCGCAATGCGCCGGCATCCAAGGTGATGACGTACGCCTACGTGAACCCGGCGGTGGCGGTGCTGCTGGGATGGCTCGTCCTGCGCGAGCCGCTCGACGGCTGGATGCTGGCGGGGACGGCGGTGATCGTAGCCGGCGTCGCGCTGACGACGTCCGCGCCGGTGAGGCGCGCCGCGCATAAGGACGACGACGTTCCCGAGGTCTCGCCGGCGGAGGCGTGA